A genome region from Psychrobacter jeotgali includes the following:
- a CDS encoding MFS transporter — MPSRPQYAMMSPKDRNMLLFVCFTSAVAFFDFLIYLYMADSISSAFFPVDIDSRVNRLRGLGLFAIGYLARPIGGIVLGRYGDIKGRKPVLLLSILITAFSMLAMAFLPSYLQWGLAAPILFILLRMIQGMAFGVYVPLAWTFISEHLPRQYLTLGCSYVTASFFVGVLFSNTFFVWLNSAMTPEQLIDYGWRVPFVVGAVLSFLPLIVWRFIRESPFFIFMQQSKPNTQLNKPLSLLFKHCKHAIFIGLILAFIIASITTVIALLLPSLVELSFSVDSDLFGFSHSLGIIFMIFGCIFYGFLSNYKNFGKILVIGSLLLIAQMFAFYYHLRAGGDYILIMYALLGFFAGIVGMVPAIFVVLFPINVRLTGIALSYNTMYAIVGGVLPFALAYLTVFISFSPALYIAFIGLMGVMIGLYFYHLPEFREVDEIV, encoded by the coding sequence ATGCCCTCTCGTCCTCAATATGCAATGATGTCACCTAAAGACAGAAACATGCTGCTATTCGTCTGTTTCACCAGTGCTGTCGCTTTTTTTGATTTTTTGATTTACTTATATATGGCGGATTCTATTTCATCAGCTTTCTTTCCGGTCGATATAGATAGTCGTGTCAATCGTTTGCGCGGCCTAGGACTATTTGCTATTGGTTATCTTGCTCGACCCATCGGCGGCATCGTTTTAGGTCGTTATGGTGATATTAAAGGTCGTAAACCCGTATTACTACTAAGTATTTTAATTACCGCTTTTAGTATGTTAGCAATGGCATTCTTGCCTTCATACTTGCAATGGGGACTTGCGGCACCGATTTTGTTTATTCTACTGCGTATGATTCAAGGGATGGCCTTTGGCGTTTACGTACCGCTTGCTTGGACTTTCATTTCAGAACATCTACCGCGGCAATATCTGACCTTGGGTTGTAGCTATGTGACCGCTAGTTTCTTTGTAGGGGTATTATTTTCTAATACTTTTTTTGTTTGGCTTAATTCAGCCATGACTCCCGAACAACTTATAGACTATGGTTGGCGGGTACCTTTTGTAGTAGGTGCGGTACTCAGTTTTTTACCATTAATAGTTTGGCGTTTTATTCGTGAGTCGCCTTTTTTCATTTTCATGCAGCAATCTAAGCCAAACACTCAACTGAATAAACCATTATCGCTACTGTTTAAACATTGCAAACACGCTATTTTTATAGGGCTAATTCTGGCTTTTATTATTGCTAGCATCACTACCGTTATCGCTTTATTGTTGCCTAGTCTGGTTGAGTTAAGCTTTAGCGTAGATAGTGATTTATTCGGATTCTCTCACAGCTTAGGTATTATTTTTATGATTTTTGGCTGTATTTTTTACGGCTTCTTATCTAATTATAAAAACTTTGGGAAGATTCTGGTGATTGGCTCTCTTCTACTAATTGCACAGATGTTTGCCTTTTACTATCACTTGCGGGCAGGCGGCGACTATATTCTAATTATGTATGCCTTATTGGGATTTTTTGCAGGAATTGTCGGTATGGTACCCGCTATTTTTGTGGTGCTGTTCCCCATCAATGTTCGTCTGACCGGTATAGCATTATCATATAATACTATGTATGCCATTGTTGGCGGCGTACTGCCGTTTGCTTTAGCGTATCTCACTGTATTTATTAGCTTTTCACCAGCATTATATATTGCCTTTATCGGTTTGATGGGGGTGATGATTGGGTTGTATTTTTATCATTTGCCTGAATTTAGAGAGGTTGATGAGATTGTTTAA
- the dusA gene encoding tRNA dihydrouridine(20/20a) synthase DusA — translation MLDMTNKRLSVAPMIDWTTTDYRYFARLFNPHIYLYTEMISTGALLYGNRERHLRFDDSEQPVVLQLGGADIDEMTQCAEFAQQYGYNEVNINVGCPSDRVQHNKIGACLMAEPNTVADLVKYMQAAVDIPVTVKHRIGIDDFDSYEFMVDFVQKVAAAGCSRFIVHARTAWLQGLSPKQNREIPPLRYDDVYRLKQDFPALDIEINGGIDTIADIKAHLQHVDGVMIGRAFYHNPYLLAEANALWHQPLPKRSEVLTQLYPYLQEQTEEGESLPSMARHYLGLFQGLNGARKWRQALSGKPQLTIDDIKRAADEVLQLNPEA, via the coding sequence ATGCTTGATATGACTAATAAGCGCCTATCGGTCGCTCCTATGATTGACTGGACGACAACCGACTATCGTTATTTTGCACGATTATTCAATCCTCACATTTATTTATATACTGAGATGATCAGTACCGGTGCTTTGCTGTACGGCAATCGAGAGCGGCACCTACGTTTCGACGACAGCGAGCAACCTGTGGTATTACAGCTCGGGGGTGCCGATATTGACGAGATGACTCAATGTGCTGAATTTGCTCAACAATATGGCTATAACGAAGTTAATATTAATGTCGGCTGCCCATCTGATCGTGTCCAGCACAATAAAATCGGTGCCTGTCTTATGGCAGAACCTAATACGGTTGCAGACCTAGTCAAATATATGCAAGCAGCCGTCGATATTCCGGTCACGGTTAAGCATCGAATCGGTATTGACGACTTTGATAGCTATGAGTTTATGGTTGATTTTGTGCAGAAGGTCGCTGCTGCAGGTTGTTCGCGCTTTATTGTGCATGCCCGCACAGCTTGGCTACAAGGGCTCAGTCCCAAACAAAACCGTGAGATTCCGCCGCTACGTTACGACGATGTCTATCGCCTTAAACAAGACTTCCCAGCGCTTGATATCGAAATCAACGGCGGCATTGACACCATAGCGGATATAAAAGCACATTTGCAACATGTCGATGGAGTAATGATTGGACGAGCGTTTTATCACAATCCTTATTTATTGGCAGAAGCTAATGCCCTATGGCATCAGCCTTTACCTAAGCGCTCAGAAGTTTTAACGCAGCTCTACCCTTATCTGCAGGAGCAGACGGAAGAAGGAGAGTCGTTGCCTTCAATGGCTCGGCATTACTTAGGTCTATTTCAAGGGTTAAATGGAGCACGAAAATGGCGTCAAGCTTTAAGTGGTAAGCCGCAGTTGACGATTGATGATATCAAACGTGCAGCGGATGAGGTCTTACAATTAAATCCAGAAGCTTAG
- a CDS encoding phospholipase D family protein gives MSMLNIEPNQIALSLTLGLTLGLSGCQNLPKQPHLADSQNLSARINALYQQNPNPENTVADANNDAEENTGLLNPSNTNRSNKNLVAAISEQNDIHPELSGYHPIVTGANAFASRSILTGMAARNIDVQYYIWHNDQAGQLMLKDLWEAAERGIIVRLLLDDFNNSAEFDQHLLRFSSHPNIAVRIMNPLMHRKLQALNYVTGLPRINRRMHNKSMIFDKQITIIGGRNIGNEYLSNDQNSQFADLDVLLIGKVVADIDNSFNSYWSSPLSFDIETLATPDKNATKDFLVGLDKLEEEEKSNSSSSLAVYKNAIEDSTIDEDLINKQVPFRWTNMQFLSDDVGKLTKSVPSDTNLVQQLRTLLGSPSEKLTIISSYFVPTRDGVDTLVRLADSGIDIKILTNSFDATDVTAVHSGYSQWRPKLLRSGIKIYELKSTASEEKRENKLWRARSQSSTSLHAKTFAVDDHQVFIGSYNVDPRSANINTEMGVIISDDELAQQLHEALSDDLLNQAYEVKLSDNNKLQWHTIENGETIIYDSEPRVDFTDHIWLKIMSWLPIDWLL, from the coding sequence ATGTCAATGTTAAATATAGAGCCAAACCAGATAGCATTGAGCCTTACGCTTGGGCTAACTTTAGGTCTAAGTGGCTGTCAGAACCTCCCTAAACAGCCCCATTTAGCTGACAGTCAGAATTTATCAGCGCGGATTAATGCGCTTTATCAACAAAACCCTAACCCTGAAAACACTGTTGCCGATGCTAATAATGATGCGGAAGAAAACACTGGACTCCTAAACCCTAGTAATACAAACCGCAGCAACAAAAATCTAGTAGCCGCTATTAGCGAACAAAACGATATTCATCCAGAATTATCAGGCTACCACCCTATTGTTACTGGCGCCAACGCTTTTGCTTCCCGCAGTATCTTAACCGGTATGGCTGCACGTAATATCGATGTGCAGTATTATATTTGGCATAACGATCAAGCAGGACAGTTGATGCTAAAGGATTTGTGGGAGGCGGCGGAGCGCGGAATTATTGTACGCTTATTGCTCGATGATTTTAATAATAGTGCAGAATTCGATCAGCATCTACTGCGTTTTTCGAGTCATCCCAATATTGCAGTGCGCATTATGAATCCCTTGATGCATCGCAAGCTCCAAGCATTGAACTATGTCACTGGCTTACCTCGAATCAATCGACGTATGCATAATAAAAGCATGATTTTTGATAAGCAAATCACCATCATCGGTGGCCGCAATATCGGTAACGAGTATTTAAGTAATGACCAAAATAGCCAATTCGCTGACCTTGACGTTCTGTTAATCGGCAAGGTCGTCGCTGATATTGATAATAGCTTTAATAGCTACTGGTCTTCACCACTATCATTCGATATCGAGACTTTAGCTACTCCCGATAAAAATGCGACAAAGGATTTTTTGGTAGGTCTAGATAAATTAGAGGAAGAAGAAAAGAGCAACTCTAGCAGTAGCTTAGCCGTTTATAAAAACGCTATTGAAGACTCCACCATTGATGAGGACTTAATCAACAAACAAGTGCCTTTTCGCTGGACCAATATGCAGTTCTTGAGCGATGATGTAGGCAAGCTAACTAAGAGTGTGCCCAGCGATACCAACTTAGTTCAGCAATTGCGCACCTTACTGGGTAGTCCTTCTGAGAAGCTGACTATTATCTCCTCTTATTTTGTTCCCACAAGAGACGGTGTTGACACCTTAGTGCGTCTGGCAGACTCTGGTATAGATATCAAAATTCTAACCAACTCATTTGACGCCACTGACGTTACCGCTGTGCATTCAGGCTATAGCCAATGGCGTCCTAAATTATTGCGATCAGGTATAAAAATCTATGAGCTAAAATCAACTGCTAGTGAAGAGAAGCGTGAAAACAAACTGTGGCGTGCCCGCAGTCAGTCTTCAACTAGCTTGCATGCTAAGACCTTTGCTGTTGATGACCACCAAGTATTTATCGGTTCTTACAACGTTGACCCCCGCTCTGCTAATATCAATACTGAAATGGGGGTCATTATCAGCGATGATGAGCTGGCTCAACAATTACATGAAGCGCTTAGCGATGATCTATTGAATCAAGCTTATGAGGTAAAGCTATCAGATAACAATAAACTGCAGTGGCATACGATTGAAAACGGCGAGACTATCATTTATGACTCAGAGCCGCGCGTTGACTTTACAGATCATATCTGGTTGAAAATTATGTCGTGGCTGCCTATCGATTGGTTACTGTAG
- a CDS encoding CPBP family intramembrane glutamic endopeptidase translates to MQNHPPNLKPLSTPRANRVPLFSRFEVFALIIGTVIAFFMSQLIGVYVAGKWLLPATKSSNVGDIFFFGSSNGTIVSLSIMISLALLSVLTVSIIRIKKGRVRQYLALRPFSLATGLGMFGLLLLFMIGSQLLTYWLGKSPSVFVNPLYASVSSVWLLVAAMVVVAPIYEELVFRGILWSAIAEQFSAPRGAIVASFLTSVIFAVIHLQYGLYEISTIVVLALIFCYARIKSGSLLLPILLHIINNGIAMWQYLAQVG, encoded by the coding sequence ATGCAAAACCACCCACCTAATCTAAAGCCTTTATCAACGCCTCGAGCAAATCGCGTCCCTTTGTTCTCGCGCTTTGAAGTATTTGCGCTCATTATTGGTACAGTTATTGCTTTCTTTATGAGCCAGTTAATAGGTGTTTATGTAGCGGGTAAATGGTTGTTGCCCGCCACCAAAAGTTCAAACGTTGGTGACATTTTCTTTTTTGGTAGTAGCAATGGCACTATAGTTAGCCTCTCCATTATGATTAGCCTAGCCTTATTGAGTGTGCTTACGGTATCTATTATCCGTATAAAAAAGGGGAGGGTTAGACAGTACTTAGCGCTAAGGCCGTTCTCATTAGCGACTGGACTGGGTATGTTTGGGCTGCTATTGCTGTTTATGATAGGCAGTCAGCTGCTCACATATTGGCTCGGTAAATCTCCATCAGTCTTTGTCAATCCGCTTTATGCGTCGGTCAGCTCGGTATGGCTACTAGTAGCTGCGATGGTTGTCGTGGCTCCTATCTATGAGGAGTTAGTCTTTCGCGGTATATTGTGGTCAGCCATTGCTGAACAATTCTCAGCGCCCCGTGGCGCAATTGTTGCTAGTTTTTTAACCAGCGTAATTTTTGCCGTGATACATCTGCAATATGGGTTGTACGAAATAAGCACTATCGTCGTGCTGGCATTGATATTTTGCTATGCTCGTATTAAGTCCGGCTCCTTATTGCTGCCCATATTGCTCCACATTATTAATAACGGTATAGCCATGTGGCAGTATTTAGCACAGGTTGGCTAA